A stretch of the Streptomyces sp. NBC_01428 genome encodes the following:
- a CDS encoding aspartate aminotransferase family protein, with protein MTPQPNPQAGAAVKAADRAHVFHSWSAQELIDPLAVAGAEGSYFWDYEGKRYLDFTSGLVFTNIGYQHPKVVAAIQEQAATLSTFAPAFAVEARSEAARLIAERTPGDLDKIFFTNGGAEAVENATRMARLHTGRPKVLSAYRSYHGATSTAINLTGDPRRWANDNGAAGVVRFWAPFLYRSPFHSDTERQECERALTHLEDTIAFEGPGTIAALILETIPGTAGIMTPPAGYLAGVREICDRYGIVFILDEVMAGFGRTGKWFAADHFDVTPDLMTFAKGVNSGYVPLGGVAISAEIAETFAKRPYPGGLTYSGHPLACAAAVATINVMEEEGIVDQAAAIGETVIGPGLRELAERHPSIGDVRGTGVFWALELVKSRETREPLVPYNAAGEANAPMAAFGAAAKARGLWPFINMNRTHVVPPCNVTEAEAKEGLAVLDEALSVADEHTV; from the coding sequence ATGACCCCTCAGCCCAACCCCCAGGCCGGCGCCGCAGTGAAGGCCGCGGACCGCGCGCACGTGTTCCACTCCTGGTCAGCGCAGGAGCTCATCGACCCGCTCGCCGTCGCAGGCGCCGAGGGGTCGTACTTCTGGGACTACGAAGGCAAGCGGTATCTGGACTTCACCAGCGGCCTCGTCTTCACCAACATCGGCTACCAGCACCCGAAGGTCGTCGCCGCGATCCAGGAACAGGCCGCGACCCTGTCCACGTTCGCGCCCGCCTTCGCCGTCGAGGCCCGCTCGGAGGCCGCCCGGCTGATCGCCGAGCGGACCCCCGGCGACCTGGACAAGATCTTCTTCACCAACGGCGGCGCGGAGGCCGTCGAGAACGCCACCCGGATGGCCCGGCTGCACACCGGCCGCCCGAAGGTGCTCTCCGCCTACCGCTCGTACCACGGCGCCACCTCCACCGCGATCAACCTCACCGGCGACCCCCGGCGCTGGGCGAACGACAACGGCGCGGCCGGTGTCGTGCGCTTCTGGGCGCCGTTCCTGTACCGCAGCCCCTTCCACTCGGACACCGAGCGGCAGGAGTGCGAGCGCGCCCTCACGCACCTGGAGGACACGATCGCCTTCGAGGGCCCGGGAACCATAGCGGCCCTCATCCTGGAGACGATCCCGGGCACGGCGGGCATCATGACGCCGCCCGCCGGCTACCTCGCCGGGGTGCGGGAGATCTGCGACCGCTACGGGATCGTCTTCATCCTGGACGAGGTCATGGCCGGGTTCGGGCGCACCGGCAAGTGGTTCGCCGCCGACCACTTCGACGTGACGCCGGACCTGATGACCTTCGCCAAGGGAGTGAACTCCGGCTACGTCCCGCTGGGCGGCGTGGCGATCTCCGCCGAGATCGCCGAGACCTTCGCCAAGCGGCCCTACCCCGGCGGCCTCACCTACTCGGGGCACCCGCTGGCCTGCGCCGCCGCCGTCGCGACGATCAACGTCATGGAGGAGGAGGGCATCGTCGACCAGGCCGCCGCCATCGGCGAGACCGTCATCGGACCGGGCCTGCGCGAGCTGGCGGAACGCCACCCGAGCATCGGCGACGTGCGCGGCACGGGCGTCTTCTGGGCGCTGGAGCTGGTGAAGAGCCGCGAGACCCGCGAGCCGCTGGTCCCGTACAACGCGGCGGGCGAGGCGAACGCGCCGATGGCCGCGTTCGGCGCGGCGGCCAAGGCCCGCGGTCTGTGGCCCTTCATCAACATGAACCGCACGCACGTCGTGCCGCCGTGCAACGTCACCGAGGCCGAGGCCAAGGAAGGGCTCGCGGTGCTGGACGAGGCCCTGTCGGTCGCGGACGAGCACACGGTCTGA
- a CDS encoding ABC transporter ATP-binding protein, which yields MTKAISVSGLRKAFGRTHALEGLDLEVEAGEVHGFLGPNGSGKSTTVRVLLGLLRADSGAAQMLGMDPWSDAVELHRRVAYVPGDVTLWRNLSGGEVIDLYGRLHGGRRGGLDPARRAGLVERFELDPTKKGRAYSKGNRQKVALVAAFASDVDVLILDEPTSGLDPLMEEVFRRCVQEERARGRTVLLSSHILSEVEELCDRVSIIRAGRTVESGSLAELRHLTRTSVTAELTGPPGALAGLPGVHSLDVQDTGPLPDGVHSRVRLQVDTERLNAVLRSLTDSGVRSLTSAPPTLEELFLRHYQDDGSDDGPGDRSGQGADGGSDGSGTGGRRAAARGASEGAAR from the coding sequence ATGACGAAGGCAATCAGCGTCTCCGGGCTGCGCAAGGCGTTCGGCAGGACACACGCGCTGGAGGGGCTCGACCTGGAGGTCGAGGCCGGCGAGGTGCACGGCTTCCTCGGTCCGAACGGCTCCGGGAAGTCCACCACCGTCCGGGTCCTGCTCGGTCTGCTGCGCGCCGACTCGGGCGCGGCGCAGATGCTCGGCATGGACCCCTGGAGCGACGCGGTCGAACTGCACCGCCGGGTCGCCTACGTCCCGGGCGACGTGACCCTGTGGCGCAACCTCTCCGGCGGCGAGGTCATCGACCTGTACGGACGGCTGCACGGGGGCCGGCGCGGAGGCCTCGACCCGGCACGGCGGGCCGGCCTCGTCGAGCGCTTCGAACTGGACCCCACCAAGAAGGGCCGCGCCTACTCGAAGGGCAACCGCCAGAAGGTCGCGCTCGTCGCCGCGTTCGCCTCCGACGTCGACGTGCTGATCCTCGACGAACCCACCTCGGGCCTCGACCCGCTGATGGAGGAGGTCTTCCGCCGGTGCGTCCAGGAGGAGCGTGCGCGGGGCCGCACCGTCCTGCTGTCCTCGCACATCCTCAGCGAGGTCGAGGAACTCTGCGACCGCGTCAGCATCATCCGGGCCGGCAGGACCGTGGAGAGCGGCTCCCTGGCGGAACTGCGGCACCTGACCCGCACCAGCGTCACGGCCGAACTCACCGGCCCGCCGGGCGCGTTGGCGGGGCTGCCCGGAGTGCACAGCCTCGACGTCCAGGACACCGGGCCCCTTCCCGACGGCGTCCACAGCCGGGTCCGGCTCCAGGTCGACACCGAGCGGCTGAACGCCGTCCTGCGCTCACTCACCGACTCCGGCGTACGGTCGCTGACCTCCGCCCCGCCGACCCTGGAGGAGCTGTTCCTGCGGCACTACCAGGACGACGGATCGGACGACGGCCCCGGCGACCGATCGGGCCAGGGAGCGGACGGGGGCTCGGACGGGAGCGGAACCGGGGGCCGACGGGCCGCGGCCCGGGGCGCGTCCGAAGGGGCGGCACGATGA
- a CDS encoding GntR family transcriptional regulator: protein MAGTGRTGGVTRSTLRQQIADALRDEVLGGRLQPGQEFTVKEIAEQYGVSATPVREALVDLSAQGLLDADQHRGFRVHEYSAADYRGMIEARGLVTEGMFQALVAGGLRQFDDPRAVALLAGVRRRGEEAQRAASAGDLNILIGYDLRFWRELSSLYGNPYLGDFLHRLRVQSWVCTVQHLRHVADLKGHLWSAHTELVDALARRDPGTARAIVTAYNEHALGLVEHLDAE, encoded by the coding sequence ATGGCCGGCACCGGCCGCACGGGCGGCGTTACCCGCAGCACCCTGCGCCAGCAGATCGCGGACGCGCTCCGCGACGAGGTGCTCGGGGGCCGGCTCCAGCCGGGCCAGGAGTTCACGGTCAAGGAGATCGCCGAGCAGTACGGCGTCTCCGCCACCCCTGTCCGCGAGGCCCTGGTCGACCTCTCGGCGCAGGGCCTGCTGGACGCCGACCAGCACCGCGGCTTCCGGGTCCACGAGTACTCGGCCGCCGACTACCGCGGCATGATCGAGGCGCGCGGTCTGGTCACGGAGGGCATGTTCCAGGCCCTCGTGGCCGGCGGCCTACGGCAGTTCGACGATCCGCGCGCGGTCGCCCTGCTCGCCGGCGTCCGGCGCCGCGGCGAGGAGGCCCAGCGCGCGGCCTCGGCCGGCGACCTGAACATCCTCATCGGGTACGACCTGCGGTTCTGGCGCGAGCTCAGCAGCCTCTACGGCAACCCCTACCTCGGCGACTTCCTGCACCGGCTGCGGGTCCAGTCCTGGGTCTGCACGGTCCAGCACCTGCGCCACGTCGCGGACCTCAAGGGCCACCTGTGGTCGGCCCACACGGAGCTCGTGGACGCCCTCGCCCGCCGCGACCCCGGGACGGCGCGGGCGATCGTGACGGCGTACAACGAGCACGCGCTCGGCCTCGTCGAACACCTCGACGCGGAATGA
- a CDS encoding DJ-1/PfpI family protein — translation MNATTDTDAGTAPRKPVHLAVYDTFADWETGHATAHLARAGYPVRTVGPGREPVTTMGGLRVMPDLALDELRPEDSSLLVLTGASLWDTSGDLAPFARAARAFLNAGVPVAAICGATAGLAREGLLDDRAHTSAVSFYLAATGYAGGERYVDADAVTDGLLITAGPTEPVAFAREVLGLLGVYEGEVLDALYRLFHDSDAAAYAVLEKAGR, via the coding sequence ATGAACGCCACCACGGACACCGACGCCGGCACCGCACCCCGCAAGCCCGTCCATCTCGCCGTCTACGACACCTTCGCCGACTGGGAGACGGGCCACGCGACCGCGCACCTCGCCCGCGCCGGCTACCCGGTCCGCACCGTCGGCCCCGGCCGCGAACCCGTCACCACCATGGGCGGCCTGCGCGTCATGCCTGACCTCGCGCTCGACGAGCTGCGCCCCGAGGACAGCTCGCTGCTCGTCCTCACCGGCGCCTCCCTCTGGGACACCTCGGGCGACCTGGCCCCCTTCGCCCGCGCCGCCCGCGCGTTCCTCAACGCCGGGGTGCCCGTCGCGGCCATCTGCGGAGCGACCGCCGGCCTCGCGCGCGAGGGTCTGCTCGACGACCGGGCGCACACCAGCGCGGTCTCGTTCTACCTGGCCGCCACGGGCTACGCGGGCGGCGAGCGGTACGTCGACGCGGACGCCGTCACCGACGGGCTCCTGATCACCGCCGGACCCACCGAACCCGTCGCCTTCGCCCGCGAGGTCCTCGGCCTCCTCGGGGTCTACGAGGGAGAGGTCCTGGACGCCTTGTACCGGCTGTTCCACGACTCCGACGCCGCGGCCTACGCCGTGCTGGAGAAGGCGGGCCGGTGA
- a CDS encoding adenylosuccinate synthase produces MPALVLLGAQWGDEGKGKATDLLGGSVDYVVRYQGGNNAGHTVVVGDQKYALHLLPSGILTPECTPVIGNGVVVDPSVLFSELNGLNERGVDTSKLLISGNAHVITPYNVTVDKVTERFLGKRKIGTTGRGIGPTYADKINRVGIRIQDLYDESILIQKVEAALEVKNQLLTKLYNRRAIEVNQVVEELLAYADRLQPYVADTVLVLNQALEQDKVVLFEGGQGTLLDIDHGTYPFVTSSNPTAGGACTGAGVGPTKISRVIGILKAYTTRVGSGPFPTELFDADGEALRRIGGERGVTTGRDRRCGWFDAVIARYATRVNGLTDFFLTKLDVLTGWEEIPVCVAYEIDGKRVEELPYSQTDFHHAKPIYETLPGWSEDITKAKTFADLPKNAQAYVRALEEMSGAPISAIGVGPGRDETIEINSFI; encoded by the coding sequence GTGCCCGCACTTGTGCTGCTCGGTGCTCAGTGGGGTGACGAAGGCAAGGGAAAGGCCACCGACCTGCTCGGTGGATCCGTGGACTATGTGGTGCGCTACCAGGGCGGCAACAACGCCGGCCATACGGTAGTCGTGGGCGATCAGAAGTACGCCCTCCACCTCCTCCCTTCCGGAATCCTCACACCGGAGTGCACTCCGGTGATCGGCAACGGAGTCGTCGTCGACCCGTCGGTCCTGTTCTCCGAGCTGAACGGACTGAACGAGCGCGGTGTCGACACATCCAAGCTCCTGATCAGCGGAAACGCTCACGTCATCACGCCGTACAACGTCACCGTGGACAAGGTGACGGAACGCTTCCTCGGTAAGCGGAAGATCGGCACCACCGGACGCGGCATCGGCCCGACCTACGCGGACAAGATCAACCGCGTCGGGATCCGTATCCAGGACCTCTACGACGAGTCGATCCTCATCCAGAAGGTCGAGGCGGCGCTGGAGGTCAAGAACCAGCTCCTCACCAAGCTCTACAACCGGCGCGCCATCGAGGTGAACCAGGTCGTCGAGGAGCTGCTGGCCTACGCGGACCGGCTCCAGCCGTACGTCGCGGACACCGTGCTGGTGCTGAACCAGGCGCTGGAGCAGGACAAGGTCGTGCTCTTCGAGGGCGGCCAGGGCACGCTGCTGGACATCGACCACGGCACGTATCCGTTCGTGACGTCGTCGAACCCGACCGCGGGCGGCGCCTGCACCGGCGCCGGTGTCGGCCCGACCAAGATCAGCCGGGTCATCGGCATCCTCAAGGCGTACACGACCCGGGTCGGCTCGGGCCCGTTCCCGACCGAGCTGTTCGACGCGGACGGCGAGGCGCTGCGCCGCATCGGCGGCGAGCGTGGTGTGACGACCGGCCGCGACCGGCGCTGCGGCTGGTTCGACGCGGTCATCGCCCGCTACGCGACCCGTGTGAACGGCCTGACCGACTTCTTCCTCACCAAGCTGGACGTGCTGACCGGCTGGGAGGAGATCCCGGTCTGCGTGGCCTACGAGATCGACGGCAAGCGCGTCGAGGAACTCCCGTACTCCCAGACCGACTTCCACCACGCGAAGCCGATCTACGAGACGCTCCCCGGCTGGTCCGAGGACATCACCAAGGCGAAGACCTTCGCCGACCTCCCGAAGAACGCCCAGGCGTACGTCCGGGCCCTGGAGGAGATGTCGGGCGCCCCGATCTCCGCGATCGGCGTCGGCCCGGGCCGTGACGAGACGATCGAGATCAACTCGTTCATCTAG
- a CDS encoding MarR family winged helix-turn-helix transcriptional regulator, which translates to MSGRRQDLFSRSALAVFRLNGQYLSVAEDLARPAGITAAWWQVLGAVLGEPLPVSGIARVMGITRQSVQRVADLLVDKGLAAYRPNPAHRRAKLLAPTERGRAAIAAIGPGHAAYADRIAEALGPEALAETVQALERLSAVLDGLAAEDLAEPALPVTEPARSVTEP; encoded by the coding sequence GTGAGCGGGCGGCGCCAGGACCTGTTCAGCCGCAGCGCCCTCGCGGTGTTCCGGCTCAACGGGCAGTACCTCTCCGTGGCCGAGGACCTGGCCCGGCCGGCCGGCATCACCGCCGCATGGTGGCAGGTCCTCGGCGCCGTCCTCGGCGAACCCCTGCCGGTCTCCGGGATCGCCCGCGTCATGGGCATCACCCGGCAGAGCGTGCAGCGCGTCGCGGACCTGCTCGTCGACAAGGGCCTCGCCGCGTACCGGCCCAACCCCGCCCACCGCCGCGCCAAGCTCCTCGCCCCGACCGAGCGGGGCCGCGCGGCCATCGCCGCGATCGGTCCCGGTCACGCCGCCTACGCCGACCGGATCGCCGAGGCGCTCGGCCCCGAAGCGCTCGCCGAGACCGTCCAGGCCCTGGAGCGCCTCTCCGCCGTCCTCGACGGGCTCGCCGCGGAGGACCTCGCGGAACCGGCGCTTCCTGTTACCGAACCGGCACGATCCGTGACGGAACCGTAG
- a CDS encoding GbsR/MarR family transcriptional regulator codes for MAEPSRADRDPEAVSQFVEGFAAQLVEAGMQRMPARVFAALLASDAGAMTSAELGEQLQVSPAAVSGAVRYLAQQHMVSREREPGSRRERYRVHSNQWYEALTNRDAVLKRWEQALRSGVDSLGPASPAGRRLSETLAFFEFVDGEIAAMMERWRAHREKLYGDA; via the coding sequence ATGGCGGAACCGAGCAGGGCGGACCGGGATCCCGAGGCGGTCTCGCAGTTCGTCGAGGGCTTCGCGGCGCAGCTCGTCGAGGCTGGGATGCAGCGGATGCCCGCGCGGGTCTTCGCGGCCCTGCTGGCCTCCGACGCGGGCGCGATGACCTCCGCCGAGCTCGGTGAGCAGCTCCAGGTCAGCCCGGCCGCGGTCTCCGGTGCGGTGCGCTATCTCGCCCAGCAGCACATGGTCTCGCGCGAGCGGGAACCCGGCTCACGCCGCGAGCGCTACCGCGTGCACAGCAACCAGTGGTACGAGGCGCTGACCAACCGGGACGCGGTGCTCAAGCGCTGGGAGCAGGCCCTGCGCTCCGGCGTCGACAGCCTCGGCCCGGCCAGCCCGGCCGGGCGCCGGCTCTCCGAGACCCTCGCGTTCTTCGAGTTCGTCGACGGTGAGATCGCCGCGATGATGGAACGCTGGCGCGCCCACCGCGAGAAGCTCTACGGAGACGCCTGA
- a CDS encoding diacylglycerol kinase family protein — MAASDQLLVVIDPVARRTDGESVRIAKDVLSAGAATKVCLPEGPEEFARALIRRGARRPVVIGDDGALLRAVALLHRQRELAGCGLALVPVGGVLSLSRALGVPTGAVAAARAVLDGAERRLDLLVDDSDGVVLGALRIPSLPARPAASLGTVPGEAGEHGAHPWLRTCQSLVRTLASRPARPAAGPAHGPSRLRIEVDGVCVVDLDQPVEAVSVTPGASGTGAEIEVRPVSVGAEAAPLRLTGHRVTVSGADFRYRADSVVSGPVRTRTWTVRESAWGLTLPMVR; from the coding sequence GTGGCGGCTTCCGACCAGCTTCTGGTGGTCATCGACCCGGTCGCCCGACGGACGGACGGCGAGTCCGTGCGCATCGCGAAAGACGTGCTCAGCGCGGGTGCGGCGACCAAAGTGTGCCTTCCGGAGGGACCCGAGGAATTCGCCCGGGCGCTGATCCGCCGGGGCGCGCGGCGACCCGTCGTCATCGGGGACGACGGCGCCCTGCTGCGGGCGGTGGCCCTGCTGCACCGGCAGCGGGAGCTGGCCGGATGCGGCCTGGCGCTGGTGCCCGTGGGCGGCGTGCTGTCGCTGTCCCGGGCGCTCGGGGTGCCGACGGGCGCCGTCGCCGCGGCCCGGGCGGTTCTCGACGGCGCCGAGCGCCGTCTCGACCTGCTCGTGGACGACAGCGACGGCGTGGTGCTCGGCGCGCTGCGCATCCCGTCCCTGCCCGCCCGGCCGGCCGCCTCGCTGGGCACGGTCCCCGGAGAGGCGGGGGAGCACGGCGCCCACCCCTGGCTGCGCACCTGCCAGTCGCTGGTGCGCACGCTCGCCTCCCGCCCCGCCCGGCCGGCCGCCGGCCCCGCCCACGGACCCTCCCGGCTGCGGATCGAGGTCGACGGCGTGTGCGTGGTGGACCTGGACCAGCCCGTGGAGGCCGTGTCGGTGACTCCCGGGGCGTCGGGGACCGGTGCCGAGATCGAGGTCCGTCCCGTGTCCGTGGGCGCCGAGGCCGCCCCGCTCCGGCTGACCGGGCACCGGGTCACGGTCTCCGGCGCCGACTTCCGCTACCGCGCGGACTCCGTGGTGAGCGGCCCGGTGCGGACCCGGACGTGGACGGTCCGGGAGTCCGCCTGGGGGCTGACGCTGCCCATGGTCCGCTGA
- a CDS encoding serine/threonine-protein kinase, with translation MEKLGAGDPRQIGAYRLLARLGAGGMGHVYLARSDRGRTVAVKLVRAELAEQEEFRARFRQEVQAARRVGGYWTAPVLDADTEAVIPWVATGYVAGPSLQTVVGHDHGALPERSVRILAAGLAHALQDIHAANLIHRDLKPSNVLVTIDGPRVIDFGIARALETVTDGGLTRTGALVGSPGFMAPEQVRGDRVTPACDIFCLGSVLSYAATGALPFGASNSGVHAMMFRIAQEEPDLSGVPESLSDLVRACLRKDPAARPGLDEILARTGAEDTVADGRTRDPWLPSALVAQLGRHAVQLLDTEDPDERQAPAVAAAPARPALPPPAPERPLPAPDMSKPPAAPPVPAGPPSSTTPGASAEASPEHAPAAPDDGSAPSAPVGPGPVGHLPTVVAGPGTTPPPAPAGPHPAYGYPQQHPQPTGQGPAPAYGYPQAGWGGPQAPYGSTPPYGPGGSTPPYGPTPPYGPTAVPAGPGPARRSGRSTAFLVVVALVVALGAGGSVYALMNGGGSGGDDDSKASPATSAGPASPDGSASRAPSAASASPSAGDPAAGTVPEAFLGTWDTTIDNATGHNTRRLTIRQGEVGDPVLTLTADGPAGSGTYHCVFQATLTSAPAGGTLAIGPSQVTSGEPLSSCSPGAASEITLLSDGGLRRVNTTSGEALVYEKNG, from the coding sequence ATGGAGAAACTGGGGGCGGGGGACCCGCGGCAGATCGGGGCGTACCGGCTGCTGGCACGGCTCGGCGCCGGCGGCATGGGGCACGTCTATCTCGCCCGGTCCGACCGGGGACGCACCGTCGCCGTCAAGCTCGTCCGTGCGGAACTCGCCGAACAGGAGGAGTTCCGGGCCCGGTTCCGCCAGGAGGTGCAGGCCGCGCGCCGCGTCGGGGGGTACTGGACCGCGCCCGTCCTGGACGCCGACACCGAGGCCGTGATCCCGTGGGTGGCCACCGGCTACGTCGCCGGCCCCTCGCTCCAGACCGTCGTCGGGCACGACCACGGCGCGCTGCCCGAGCGGTCCGTGCGCATCCTCGCCGCCGGACTCGCGCACGCGCTCCAGGACATCCACGCCGCGAACCTCATCCACCGCGACCTCAAGCCCTCGAACGTCCTGGTCACCATCGACGGCCCGCGCGTCATCGACTTCGGTATCGCCCGCGCCCTGGAGACGGTGACCGACGGCGGGCTCACCCGCACCGGCGCGCTCGTCGGATCCCCCGGTTTCATGGCCCCCGAGCAGGTGCGCGGCGACCGCGTCACCCCCGCCTGTGACATCTTCTGCCTCGGCTCGGTCCTGTCGTACGCCGCCACCGGCGCCCTGCCGTTCGGCGCGTCCAACAGCGGTGTGCACGCGATGATGTTCCGCATCGCGCAGGAAGAACCCGATCTGTCGGGAGTCCCCGAGAGCCTGTCCGACCTCGTGCGCGCCTGCCTGCGCAAGGACCCCGCGGCCCGTCCCGGCCTCGACGAGATCCTCGCCCGCACCGGCGCGGAGGACACCGTCGCCGACGGCCGCACCCGTGACCCCTGGCTGCCCAGCGCACTGGTCGCCCAACTCGGCCGTCACGCCGTGCAGTTGCTGGACACCGAGGACCCCGACGAGCGGCAGGCGCCCGCCGTCGCCGCCGCCCCGGCCCGCCCCGCTCTGCCGCCGCCCGCGCCCGAACGGCCGCTCCCCGCACCGGACATGTCCAAGCCGCCGGCCGCCCCGCCCGTCCCCGCGGGCCCGCCCTCCTCCACGACGCCCGGCGCGTCCGCGGAGGCGTCCCCGGAGCACGCCCCCGCCGCGCCCGACGACGGGTCGGCCCCGTCCGCACCGGTCGGCCCCGGCCCGGTCGGCCATCTCCCCACCGTCGTCGCCGGCCCGGGGACCACGCCTCCGCCGGCGCCCGCCGGCCCGCACCCCGCGTACGGCTATCCGCAGCAGCACCCGCAGCCGACCGGCCAGGGCCCGGCTCCCGCGTACGGCTATCCGCAGGCCGGCTGGGGCGGCCCCCAGGCGCCGTACGGCTCGACGCCCCCGTACGGCCCCGGCGGCTCCACCCCGCCCTACGGCCCGACCCCGCCGTACGGGCCCACCGCCGTCCCGGCCGGACCCGGACCCGCGCGCCGCAGCGGCCGGTCCACCGCCTTCCTCGTCGTGGTGGCCCTGGTCGTCGCGCTCGGCGCGGGCGGCAGTGTGTACGCGCTGATGAACGGCGGCGGCAGCGGCGGCGACGACGACTCCAAGGCGTCCCCCGCGACCTCCGCCGGGCCCGCGTCACCGGACGGGAGCGCCTCACGGGCGCCGTCCGCCGCGTCCGCCTCCCCGAGCGCCGGGGACCCGGCCGCGGGCACCGTCCCCGAGGCCTTCCTCGGCACCTGGGACACCACCATCGACAACGCCACCGGCCACAACACCCGTCGGCTGACCATCCGGCAGGGCGAGGTCGGCGACCCCGTGCTCACCCTCACCGCCGACGGCCCCGCCGGCAGCGGCACCTACCACTGCGTCTTCCAGGCCACCCTCACGAGCGCGCCGGCCGGCGGAACACTGGCGATCGGCCCCTCCCAGGTCACCTCAGGCGAACCGCTGTCCTCCTGCTCCCCGGGCGCCGCCTCCGAGATCACCCTCCTGTCGGACGGCGGCCTGCGCCGGGTGAACACGACCTCGGGCGAGGCGCTGGTCTACGAGAAGAACGGCTGA
- a CDS encoding substrate-binding domain-containing protein, which produces MEWLSAENVVAVGTAVIGVVASAVMVWYERRVPRRKRLGYRVQMDNPIGDDVRSGRANVRLGLFDETPGMSDATLVLLRIENDGAQSIAGDDYTSRERHGLTAVFTDRTIRGVSVTQPPGTDHLMDHFTAAAGLGYADGTLRIPRVPLNRGEHFKVLVLLSGGDVGCPIRLIGGIRDGEVRPNRSTTPDDQPPLFSRAARLITVLLTVCVVTLALIVVLRDDSPPPIGCAQGTLTVTGSTAFEPVMRELAEKYEEDCAGATITVDAHGSTAGVRELDAAGQESKNGSPAVVALSDGPKPGDFPRLRENRVAVSVFTLVVNDAIPLRNLSLTDVRRLYRGEIRNWKQLGGPDRPVLLVSRDANSGTRQVFQRRALGRGEIANSSLDCVHKDDATAPLVRCELDSTDQVLNTVARLPGAIGYSELNNAIGHQGLHRLGLDGHTASVEDLEHGTSDYPYREIEYAYTYGQPPADSLASSFLSYVGRGSGQDVVRTHGHLPCGTPVGLRICGAG; this is translated from the coding sequence GTGGAGTGGCTGAGCGCAGAGAACGTCGTGGCCGTCGGGACCGCCGTCATCGGTGTCGTCGCCTCCGCCGTCATGGTCTGGTACGAACGCAGGGTGCCCCGCCGGAAACGGCTGGGCTACCGCGTGCAGATGGACAACCCGATCGGCGACGACGTCCGCTCGGGGCGCGCGAACGTACGGCTCGGCCTGTTCGACGAGACCCCCGGCATGTCCGACGCCACCCTCGTGCTGCTGCGGATCGAGAACGACGGCGCGCAGAGCATCGCCGGGGACGACTACACGAGCCGCGAACGGCACGGCCTGACCGCCGTGTTCACCGACCGGACCATCCGGGGTGTGTCCGTGACCCAGCCGCCCGGCACCGACCACCTGATGGACCACTTCACCGCCGCGGCGGGCCTCGGCTACGCGGACGGCACCCTGCGCATCCCGCGGGTCCCGCTCAACCGGGGCGAGCACTTCAAGGTGCTCGTCCTGCTGTCCGGCGGCGACGTGGGATGCCCGATACGGCTCATCGGCGGCATCCGCGACGGCGAGGTCCGGCCCAACCGCAGTACGACACCGGACGACCAGCCGCCGTTGTTCAGCCGCGCCGCCCGGCTGATCACCGTGCTGCTCACGGTGTGCGTCGTCACCCTCGCGCTGATCGTGGTGCTGCGCGACGACTCGCCGCCCCCGATCGGCTGCGCGCAGGGCACCCTGACGGTCACCGGGTCCACCGCCTTCGAGCCCGTGATGCGCGAACTCGCCGAGAAGTACGAGGAGGACTGCGCGGGCGCGACGATCACCGTCGACGCCCATGGCAGCACCGCCGGGGTGCGCGAACTCGACGCGGCGGGGCAGGAGTCGAAGAACGGCTCACCGGCCGTCGTCGCCCTCTCCGACGGCCCCAAGCCGGGCGACTTCCCCCGGCTGCGGGAGAACCGGGTCGCGGTCTCGGTCTTCACGCTGGTCGTCAACGACGCCATCCCGCTCCGGAACCTGTCGCTGACGGACGTACGACGGCTGTACCGGGGCGAGATCAGGAACTGGAAGCAGCTCGGCGGACCCGACCGGCCCGTCCTGCTCGTCAGCCGGGACGCCAACTCCGGTACCCGGCAGGTGTTCCAGCGGCGGGCGCTCGGGCGCGGCGAGATCGCCAACTCCTCGCTGGACTGCGTCCACAAGGACGACGCGACGGCGCCGCTGGTGCGCTGCGAACTCGACTCCACCGACCAGGTGCTGAACACGGTCGCCCGGCTGCCCGGCGCGATCGGCTACAGCGAGCTCAACAACGCCATCGGGCACCAGGGCCTGCACCGGCTGGGCCTCGACGGCCACACCGCCTCCGTCGAGGATCTGGAACACGGCACCTCGGACTACCCGTACCGCGAGATCGAGTACGCCTACACCTATGGGCAGCCGCCGGCCGACTCGCTCGCCTCCAGCTTCCTGTCGTACGTCGGCCGGGGCAGCGGCCAGGACGTCGTCCGCACCCATGGCCACCT